The genomic window GGTTATATGATTTGGATTAAAGGCTCTGATgtcatattttctttcttagtCATATTCTACAAAGTTAAATTTAGAATCAGAAGGAGCTTTATTGCTATGTATGATTGTGCATACAATTGGTTTTAGTGTCATATGCTTCTagtacatacacagagacaacacacagacaatagaaatatgagaatataaaaaaataaacatgtaaatatgaatagacaaaaaataaaaaaataaaacattgaaaaataaataaattgtatatatagttgtgctatagatgatagaatGGAATTGAATAAAATGAGATGCAGGAATGTACTAGGATGGAGAgggtaacaaataaatataagattattgcaCATTGTAAATGAGGCAGACATTCTGGCCATTGAACACTCATTCAGGCATTGAAACACATTGATCATTAAGTAAAAAGGAAGTAAGAGGGatagaaagaaataagaaagatGTGGCAGAAGGAGTGGAACACAGGACTAAAAGGAAGGCACTTATACCATATTCAAGGGCATGTTggtaaagagagaaacagattgGGCTCCAGAAAAGAGGACACTGTGTGTTAAATAAGTATCTGCACAGCATAGGGAAGCGTGAAACTGgaaaatgtgataaatgtggGCAAGAAGAGACAGTAGAGCATGAGcttgttaaatgtattgtataaaaGATTTACTCTAACACAAGCTCTGGGAGTAAATCATTTGTCGTTCCAGGTTCTGCTGGGGAACGGCTCAAAGCAATCAAGAATTTATCATGAACTACAGAATTatctaaaagaaataaaaataaataataggatTAATTTCCCCCTTCATTTATGTCAAGTTTTAtagattattatcattattatgattatgattatgattatgattattattattatgatgatgatgattattattattatatgcttttattattttattgttatttttgttattattattattattattattattattattattattattattattattatatgcttttattattttattgttatttttgttgttattattattattattattattattattattattattatttattagtagtagtagtattcatattatttatgattgttattttatttttattttttttcccctacctCCTGCGCCTAACTTCACTACTACGTTGCAATACACACTCCAATCCAGCAGGTAGCATGAATGCACCTTCTAAGTTGGTCTGCCAACCGCCgataaacaccaaacacagaaGAAGCatcagcagaagaagaagatgaccCGAAATTCGCTGCGTTTGCGTAAGGGTGGTGTTTATTTAGAAAACAAGACCGTTTGTGGGCAGAATTTTAtcgtgtatttgtttgtgtttgctgtttaCGATTAGGATCGAGCGATAcgttaaaaaaacagacaagtaATTAAACGCTTTCGctgtaatttaacatttattttattaaggtAAACTTAGCTAGCCTAGCCTAGCCTAGCCTAGCTCGATTAGCTACACGGCTAGCTTTAAGGTTTATAATCGGATATATAAACACTTTAGACATTGGTGTAGTTTGTGTTGTTGGTGTGACGATGGAGgagagcacagtgtgtgtgaagacGGACAACACCGTGGCTGTGAGGAAACCAGAAGAGGAACCGTGCAAGACGACCAAAAAGATCTTGGACGAGGAGAAATATGTCGAGGTGATTTAACAATGTTCACTAAAGCTGTTAAGCAAAAAGGACATGATATTGTGAGCTCCTATTTTAACAGGAATGCGCGATCCATCAACAACGTGATGGTTAAAAACTGTATCAGGACGAAGCAGTCGTTTTTATGTATATCTTGTATTTCTCTAAGTATTATCTTGTATATCGTTATAAGACGTTGTGTTATTGGTACACATCTAATGATGTTTCCTCTTTTAGCCAACGTTGGACTGCTGAACCTGATATTAGCGTTGTTATTACTGTCGTTTCTATTATGGGTAAATATACTTTATTAGCtgcagggggagagagagagagatggaggagggagagagagagatgggggagagatgggttaaatattaacatattatacaattGATCATTTATGCATTTCACTCGTGTAGTGAAAGTAATGAATACTTCGGTGTCTTCGTATCCCTGACATGGGTGTCAGTgagtgtttatgtatatatactgaGGAGCAGGATTTTTTTACCACTCTAATGTTTATGGAGAAACAGTGGAAGCTCCTCTGTGTTTAGTTACAGTAGTCACAGATTTCTGAGAAATCAGTCACTTATTGCTCATTTAAGATTTTGATCCTTAAATTCTGGCTTATTCAGGAAAGCTTTTATTAATAACGGTTAAGCCTCATGTCATTCCCGCATACTGCCTTTATTCACACATTCAGATCAGCCATGTAGTCACATGGGTTATATTTAGATGAcgaactgttttttgtttatgatcATTCAGACTATATTGATTATCCAACACATCCTCAGCTCAATTAATTAGCTGCTTCACCAATTTCCAGACATGttcttctgtttttaaattatttttattgtttcccTTTTGTTATTTCTCTGTTACACGACGTTAACGCAGATCAATGAACTGCATCTAAAAAGTCTCCAAATGTGACCGTGTGTCATATATTAAGATAGATTGCTTTGATTCTGTTGTATGTTGTTGATTCGGCTTTTGAGCGATCCTTTTgctattttagttttaattgaGTGTTTCCTGTGTGCAGAGTCTGGAGCAGATCATTCAGAGGGACTTCTTCCCAGATGTCATTAAACTGCAAGCACAGAAGGATTACCTGGAGGCTGAAGAGAGTGGAGACCtacagagaatgagggagatTGCCATCAAATATGGTTCAGCCATGGCCAAATACACCCCACGCACTTACGTCCCATGTGAGTTACATCATAGGTTTACTGAGGCATGACATTTAACAGCCAATTCTTTTGTTActtattcatatataaaatcTACTTTTTTTGTTACAGAAATGACTGTAGCAGGAAAAAGATTAAtaattgtttaataattaaaaatattaataaaacattcagagtttttgtgttttcagatgtGACACCATCGACATTTGGGACTCCTGACGGCCACGCTGCTTCTCCAGCCACTTCACTTAGTAAATCTCGGACAGGCAGAGACACGGAGCTCGGTATGAAATCACGCACCACAGAATTGCTTTAAAAACGTCTGCTTTTAACGTTTCTATGCTGCATGCTTCTGTTACAAAAACCTGAACCCTGCAAACACATACAGTTAATCCTATAGGCCTGTACCTCACTATAAAGGATGTACAAAGCATTATTTCCTGCAACATATCATGTATTATATTCATATGTGCATCCATATCCATATGTGGACCGAATTGAATGGTCAGCGTGCGTGGGACATTATTATTTAGTCAGTTATTATTTTCTAGACATTATTGCGGTTTTACTTTGGTGTGGCATGTTTAGATGGCGTCCTTCAACTCTGCTTTGTTCCTCAGGAGGTAAAGATGGCAGGAAAGAGAAGGAGCTGCCATCTCTGGACTGTTTCCTGTCAAAGACCACGAGTGAGGATAACGCATCATTCGAGCAGATTATGGCTTTGGCACAAGATAAGGAGAAGCTGAAGAACGCCTGGCTGTACGAGGCTGAGGCCGAGTTCAAACAGGTAATCAAGCACTGCCATAATTCTCTTGCTGTGTGggtttttggtgtgtgttcatgcatgtGTTCTCTAAATAGATGGTTCTTTataaattaagttattattgTTTGTCGCAGCGTCGAGAGGAAAATCTGGCTCTGCCATCATCAGAGACTCAGGCTCTGGAGTGTGTGAAAGCTGGAGTAGAGACATGGGAGTACACTGCCAAAAACGCCCTCATGTACTACCCTGAAGGCAAGAatagcaccacacacacacacacacacacacacgtgtgtatggTTATATATTCATATGACTCACACATGCTGTAATTAGTAACTCTGCCCACTCTCATACTTGGTAGGCAAATTGCCCTGAATCTTTAGTTAATGGTCCAGGTGTATTCTGATTATCTTGTCATCGTTGCACATTGCAGTTTTTGTATTTACACAAtgtgcaatgtgtgtgttgAATCCCAAACAGGTGTGAAAGACGACACAGTGTTTAAGAAGCCGAGAGAAGTCCTGTACAAAAACACCCGCTTTGACGTGGACCCATTCTGCAAAGCCCTGAACAAATCACAGATCCAACAGGCTGCTGCTCTCAATGCACAGGTAGCTCTACCAGCTCCTCTGTAACCATCAGCAGCTCCACccactctcatacacacgccactcacactcatacactcagcTGTAAACCCACCCAGCTCGTACTTACTGTGAATTGTTACTCTGCCCACTCTTATATACTCCTACTGAGTctgctgatttatttatgtgCTGTGTTTAGTTTAAATTAGGAAAGGTGGGACCGGATGGGAAAGAACTACTGCCACACGAGTCTCCTAAAGTCAATGGCTATGGCTTCGAGGGAGCACCCTCACCTGCACCAGGTAACGTACACTCACTAGCACCCTCACCTGCACCAGGTAACGTACACTCACTAGCACCCTCACCTGCACCAGGTAACGTACACTCACTAGCACCCTCACCTGCACCAGGTAACGTACACTCACTAGCACCCTCACCTGCACCAGGTAACGTACACTCACTAGCACCCTCACCTGCACCAGGTAACTTACACTCACTAGCACCCTCACCTGCACCAGGTAACTTACACTCACTAGCACCGTCACCTGCACCAGGTAACTTACGCTCACTAGCACCGTCACCTGCACCAGGTAACGTACACTCACTAGCACCCTCACCTGCACCAGGTAACTTACACTCACTAGCACCGTCACCTGCACCAGGTAACGTACACTCACTAGCACCCTCACCTGCACCAGGTAACTTACACTCACTAGCACCCTCACCTGCACCAGGTAACGTACACTCACTAGCACCCTCACTAGCACCCTCACTAGCACCCACTAGTACCCTCACCTGCACCAGGTAATATACACTCACTTAATTAACCTTGTATAAAATGTTGATTGTGCACTTTTCTATGTTGTTGCAGGAGTGTGTGAATCTCCCTTAATGACATGGGGAGAGATTGAGGACACACCATTTAGACTGGACGGCTCAGAAACTCCACTCATAGAGAGGAGCCATGGCCCTGCATTTAAGGTGCatatacaacaaaaacacataatATCCCAGATCAAGATCTTGCACCAAATAGTCTTAATGGTCTTAACTCTTATAAATAATCTGACGGTGTAAGATTCTCACTTCTTTTATGGTTTACCGCATaattattctaaatattatGATTCAGAGTTAGTAAAGATCACGATCGTGTATAAATGTTGCCGTACTCACTCTGTgagttttggtgtgtgtttagattCCTGAGCCAGGACGCAGAGAGAGGCTCGGGCTAAAAATGGCCAATGAAATGGCAGCCAAAAACAGAGCAAAGAAACAGGAAGCTCTGCGTAAAGTCACAGAAAATCTTGCCAGGTATGATGCACACACTCGCATACATTTCCTCGTTATGCACATGACTATGAAATTACACCTCCGTCATAAAAAGGCATTTCTAATAATTTGTGTCTGTCCTGCATCCTGGCCTCTTGTACTTATTCACCAGTGTTTATTGTGCATTTGCTCTTATACGGCTTAAAGCTCCAATAAGGCTCTAATAGCTGATGAAGCAATAACTTATATTACTCATAGGTTCTTATAATAACTCATAGGTTTCATTAACTCAGACGTTCCTGTAAGGTCTGGtctgtttctacacacacacacacacacacactgtgctcagCTCTCTCTTTGGTGCACTCTCCCTTTTATACCTGCTACATCTCACTGCAACAGAGAACAGTCATTAATATAATTCATCACAGGTGTGTGATGCTTACTACTTGGATCCACTCTCCATTCACAAAGGGCAGGTTGCTAAATGTAATTAACTTAAAGCATCTGTGAGTATAACTATTGCTCAAAGATTGACTTCTccacttttttttccagtttaacCCCAAAAGGTTTGAGTCCTGCTGCTCTGTCTCCAGCTTTGCAGCGCCTCGTCAACCGGTCATCCAGGAAGTACACAGATAAAGCCCTACGTGCAAGCTATACACCATCACCCTCTCACAGAACATCCGGTTCCAAAACACCACTCACCCCCTCACATTCTTTACACACCCCCACACCAGGCAAAACCCGCACACCCGCCTCACACGACCCTGCTTCCATCACGGACAATCTGCTACAGCTGCCAAAGAGGAGAAAGGCAGCCGACTACTTCTGAGGGCAGCACTAACAGCACAAAGGACAACAATCCTACACAAACTGTCTCCTGCTTTGGATTTCTGGCCTTTATTTGCCGACTGAGCGACTCATAGACTTTAAGTGTTGCCGACTACTTCATCATTTAAAGGCATAAAGATggctagaattttttttttttttttgggtacaGGTTATTGAAATGGTCCCTATTATTTTGaatgttttcctgttttgttctgtttaccGGAGtgaaaagataaatatatttttgacaAATTGAGAAGAATATTCATGTTGGGCTCTTTTATGGTCAATATAATCTTTTTTCCCTGGAtcttttcaaacataaacagattatttattGACATAccatttttgtgtatttgttttgttcttttttttttttttactataaaattcATGGATTTGTATCGATAAAATTGGTCATGCAATGCAGTAATTCATGCTGAAATTAAAGATCTAATGATGCACTTAATTGTATCCTGATGAATCAACCATCTTTGACTCATAGGGAAGCAAAATCTGGGATTTGTTTCTCCACTAAATAGTTTTGTAAAGACTGAAATAGTATAAGTATAAACAGTATatgttataatatatttttttatttgaaggtAGGATTTGTGTAACAAGCAATTGTTATTGAAATGACTCGACccataataaaattatttcagtTAAATTGAGTTATATAAGCTAAACTATGAGAGAATTTTGACTCAAAATTGACTCAAGCTGATGTTACTCTAAATGAACAATTTATACATTTGAAGCTCTTTCAAAGATGCATCTAATATACCGTACGCCTCTGTTTCATGAGTATATAATGCTACAGAATGGGTCATTTGATCTTGGAGACGTTACATGATCTTCGTGGCACCACTGGCTCTACGGCTTCAGGTAAACTCCTGGATTCTCGTGTAGGATTGTCATCTGATGCCGCTATCTTTACCTCTTGTGTTTAGCACCCTCTGTGCAGTCCTTTGATGTAGATGGACCTCTTAATTGTCTCTGGATACGTTTAACTAATTTGGGCTCTTCCTGTAGCCACGGGTGTTGGAGGATGCAGTTGACGTCAATCCTTTTGAGAGGGTCAGGGTCCAGCATGCGGTAGATGAGGTCATACGCAGACTTGTACTTCTGTGCATGTTTAGGGAATTTGATGGTATGTTTCTTCTGAGTTTCCAACATCTTCATAGGATTGGAGTCATCGAAGGGCATGGTACCTGTCAGCATGATGAAGAGCACAACACCCATGCTCCACACATCATTCACTTTAGGGTTATAAGGTAGATTCTGCAGTAATTCTGGTGATGCATATGCTGTAGACCCACAGAATGAGTCACTCAgcatcatctctccatccacATAATCTAGTCTCTTGCTAAAGCCAAAGTCTGTGACTTTCAAGTTGAACTTTTTATCGAGCAGCAGGTTCTCGCACTTCAAGTCCCGATGAACAATATTTTGATCATGGATGAACTTGACAGCAAGTGCTAGTTGGCGGAACAGTTTTTTAGAGAGTTCTTCTGTAAGTTTGCCTCTGGTTTTAATGAGATCAAGCAAGTCACCCTGCTCTACCAGTTCCATCACAATCAACAGCTTTTTTGCATCTATATAAAAGTTCTTGAAGGTCCTTACAATGTGTGGGTGGATGAGTGAGGAGATGATCTCCAGTTCACGTGGCAGGAATTTCTGCAGCACCTCAGAGGGTGCTTTTTTCAGGTCAATGATTTTGATAGCAACTTTTTTCTTCAGTTCTTTAGAGTAGGCAGACTTGACCTTGCCATAAGACCCTTCACCCAGTGTACGGTCCGGTATgtagccatttttttttaatatctttgtCTCGTCGTCCATTACTTTTAGAATTGCGCGGGGTATCAGATTGattatttcatcattttattatatcatACTATTACGTAATTAGTTCATATTCTGATTCGCATTCGTGATCTTATGACGTGGTGCTTGTTGCATAATAATAGAGTGCACTAGAATTACGGCGCGTAAAACAGCAGCCGGCGCGTAATTAATTACATGGCGAGATTT from Tachysurus vachellii isolate PV-2020 chromosome 20, HZAU_Pvac_v1, whole genome shotgun sequence includes these protein-coding regions:
- the ess2 gene encoding splicing factor ESS-2 homolog isoform X1, which translates into the protein MEESTVCVKTDNTVAVRKPEEEPCKTTKKILDEEKYVESLEQIIQRDFFPDVIKLQAQKDYLEAEESGDLQRMREIAIKYGSAMAKYTPRTYVPYVTPSTFGTPDGHAASPATSLSKSRTGRDTELGGKDGRKEKELPSLDCFLSKTTSEDNASFEQIMALAQDKEKLKNAWLYEAEAEFKQRREENLALPSSETQALECVKAGVETWEYTAKNALMYYPEGVKDDTVFKKPREVLYKNTRFDVDPFCKALNKSQIQQAAALNAQFKLGKVGPDGKELLPHESPKVNGYGFEGAPSPAPGVCESPLMTWGEIEDTPFRLDGSETPLIERSHGPAFKIPEPGRRERLGLKMANEMAAKNRAKKQEALRKVTENLASLTPKGLSPAALSPALQRLVNRSSRKYTDKALRASYTPSPSHRTSGSKTPLTPSHSLHTPTPGKTRTPASHDPASITDNLLQLPKRRKAADYF
- the tssk6 gene encoding testis-specific serine/threonine-protein kinase 6; this encodes MDDETKILKKNGYIPDRTLGEGSYGKVKSAYSKELKKKVAIKIIDLKKAPSEVLQKFLPRELEIISSLIHPHIVRTFKNFYIDAKKLLIVMELVEQGDLLDLIKTRGKLTEELSKKLFRQLALAVKFIHDQNIVHRDLKCENLLLDKKFNLKVTDFGFSKRLDYVDGEMMLSDSFCGSTAYASPELLQNLPYNPKVNDVWSMGVVLFIMLTGTMPFDDSNPMKMLETQKKHTIKFPKHAQKYKSAYDLIYRMLDPDPLKRIDVNCILQHPWLQEEPKLVKRIQRQLRGPSTSKDCTEGAKHKR
- the ess2 gene encoding splicing factor ESS-2 homolog isoform X2, encoding MEESTVCVKTDNTVAVRKPEEEPCKTTKKILDEEKYVESLEQIIQRDFFPDVIKLQAQKDYLEAEESGDLQRMREIAIKYGSAMAKYTPRTYVPYVTPSTFGTPDGHAASPATSLSKSRTGRDTELDGRKEKELPSLDCFLSKTTSEDNASFEQIMALAQDKEKLKNAWLYEAEAEFKQRREENLALPSSETQALECVKAGVETWEYTAKNALMYYPEGVKDDTVFKKPREVLYKNTRFDVDPFCKALNKSQIQQAAALNAQFKLGKVGPDGKELLPHESPKVNGYGFEGAPSPAPGVCESPLMTWGEIEDTPFRLDGSETPLIERSHGPAFKIPEPGRRERLGLKMANEMAAKNRAKKQEALRKVTENLASLTPKGLSPAALSPALQRLVNRSSRKYTDKALRASYTPSPSHRTSGSKTPLTPSHSLHTPTPGKTRTPASHDPASITDNLLQLPKRRKAADYF